One Natrinema longum genomic window, TTGAACTCGGGCAAATCCTCAGTCTAGAGAAAGCCTCGGCTATCGAACTGGAAACGCTCGTCCCGAGTGGGGACGTGACCGTGCCGCTCTTCTGGGTCTACGAACCGGTCGAAAACGGCATTCTCGAGGCCGTCGAACGCTATCCAACGGTTAATAGCGTCACGGAGGTTGACGTGTTCGACGACCGGACGCTCATCAGGCTCGACTGGGATGCGAGCCAGGACCACCTTTTTCAGTGCATTTTGGAACACGACGGGCAAATACTAGGTGCTACTGGATCACCGGAAGGGTGGAATTTCGAAATCCGATTCTCAGACCGCGAAGCAATGAGTCAGTGCCAGACCTGTTGTGAGGACGCGCACATCTCTTTGGATTTAATCCGCATATATAATCCGACGGACCCTGAGGCCGGTCCGTGGTACGGCCTGAGTGAGCACCAACGAGAAGCGTTGACGCTTGCCATTCGAAGGGGATACTACGACATTCCACGAGGGTGTACGACCGCAGAGTTAGCTGACGAACTCGGAATTTCCGATCAGGCAGTGACGGAGCGACTGCGTCGTGCCATTGGGACGTTCGGGAGGTACACACTTCTCACGCCCGAGTCAGCAGCGGAAATGGACTGACTGTTTCCATTATGCACCATGGGACAGAGCCAGGCAGATGGGACTACGCTATGTGAGTATGGATGAGAGTCGAGAGATGGGGACACGTGAGATACAGTCAATTGATGAGGGTACCGGTTCTTCGGGGCGTGAGAGATCGATCTCCCCCGATACGATTCTGTCGGCAGTAGCGAACGAACACCGACGCGCCACCCTCAACGCGTTGGACAACGCTTCTGAGAAGACACTGGAATACGATGCGCTCGTAGATCGCGTTGCAGACCGGGTTCGGAACGAAGACCCGAGACGGGAGTCAGACGAACACCAACAACGCATCCGAATTGTACTTCACCATACTCATCTTCCAAAACTGGAGGAGGCTCGGATAATCGACTACGAGGCTGAAACGGGGCACGTCCGGTTTGTTGGCGGTGAACTGGAACAAGATCTCCTGACGTTGGTCGAGCCGTACGAGGCCTACGAGTGACAGAATATCGGATCGACTTCCCCTTCGTTCGACCTAAATCAGCCGTATTGTACGAATATGTATTGTTCGTCGTCTTCAGTCTCTCATTGAAACGCTCTGGGTGAACGAGGATGGGGAACGGTTGATTGATACTACAGTTCAATCGGTGCGTCGAGGGTAGGATCGGCATCAAGGATCGTAGATAGGGTCGGCTGGCCCTGTTGAAGTCCTCAGTAGATAACACATTCTGAGCTGTTTGCAGTCAGTATAGGACGTACAAATGGTAGGATGCAAGTAGGAAATTACTGACGAACTAGGATTCATTCTGTGGCGACTCTTCTTGACTCCCAAGGAGCCAGTAAAGCGCCAACCCCAATACAGCTTCAAGTGGACCAATGAAGACTGCGCCAAGAAGAAACAGAAAATACGCCAAGAGACCATGGTTGGAACGGCTGGTATCCATCTTGTTCTCGTATTCCGTTGATTCCACAAAAAGTTCTTCGCTCAATTCGCACTCTTCAGTGACTAACTGCTTCGAACTGTGCTATGTCTGAAGAAGAGGATTTCAACAGAACCGCATTAGATGAACTGGACGGTTTCAAACAGTCAGACACGGAGAAAGTATAGAATAAGGGCACTGTCTAGTTGAGCCAGTTTGAGAAGTGAGCAGGTCGTACTGTTGAGTTGGTTGATGCTCGCAGACCTGCTCAGCGAGAGTTATGAGACGGATTTAGAAGAATCTTGGGAGAACGAGCGGACGGCGACGCCCGTCAGGGCGTTCGCCGCCCGCCTCCATCAGACCGGTTGTTCGCTTCGGGAGACAACAACGATCCTCGCTGAATGAGGCGTTGAACGCTCTCACGGAGCAGTCTGGAACTGGGTCCATCGGCTGGCTGACAGCGGACGCGACCCACCGACGGCATCGCCGTCGCGGGTCGCTGTTGACGAGACCGCTGTCAAGATTAACCGGGAGTGGTCTTGGTTGTATGCTGCAATAGACATCGAGACGAAGTTACTCCTTGATGTCGCGTTATTTGGGCGACATGGCACCGATCCGGCGGCTGCGTTCCTGGCTGGCCTCCGTGAGAAACACGATCTCTCAGAGGCTGAGTTTCTCGTCGATCAATTCGGCTATCGGACTGCTCTTGCTCGATTAGGATTGAGCGGTCAGGTCAACTATATCGACCGAAACCTCATCGAAAAGTAGTTTCATACCCTCAAAATGCGGATCGACCGCTTCCATAATTCGTGGGTGGGTAGTCGGGCGAGCGCCCGTCAGTGGCTTGAACAGTTCGTGCATTACTACAACCACCTGAGGCCGCATCAGGCTCTCGATGGAAAAAAGCCGGTCGAGGAGGTGCAGAACTAGACAGTGCGTATAGATGTAAGCCCTAAAGCTCACGACACCGGCCTTTATAATATCCTAAATAGTATTACGAGCCGAGGAAACCGGGAACGCTAACGAGGGAAAATGCAAGACTGAGACGGGGTGAC contains:
- a CDS encoding helix-turn-helix domain-containing protein; this encodes MSVITEVRIPSDDFELGQILSLEKASAIELETLVPSGDVTVPLFWVYEPVENGILEAVERYPTVNSVTEVDVFDDRTLIRLDWDASQDHLFQCILEHDGQILGATGSPEGWNFEIRFSDREAMSQCQTCCEDAHISLDLIRIYNPTDPEAGPWYGLSEHQREALTLAIRRGYYDIPRGCTTAELADELGISDQAVTERLRRAIGTFGRYTLLTPESAAEMD
- a CDS encoding DUF7344 domain-containing protein, whose protein sequence is MGLRYVSMDESREMGTREIQSIDEGTGSSGRERSISPDTILSAVANEHRRATLNALDNASEKTLEYDALVDRVADRVRNEDPRRESDEHQQRIRIVLHHTHLPKLEEARIIDYEAETGHVRFVGGELEQDLLTLVEPYEAYE